TTCGTCCCAGCCACCTTCAACTTGAAGATGTCTTTTGAGCAGTGCCTCGGTGGGTATGTCGCTGAAAAGCTCATCCACATTTCGAAGCCCGACGGCTTCCAGCATGGCTTTGATTTCTTCTTTGGTATGCGGCACGTACCTCATTGCGTTTTCCCTCGCTTGTAGAACATCTTTGACACAACCTTGGCTGGCACCATTTGTCCATGGATTTGAACTTCAACAGGTGTGCCTATTTTCGCTTTATCCACACGCAAAAATGCCATGGCAATGCTTTTCTTCAAGAAGGGAGCCATGGTTCCCGAAGTAACCACACCCACTTCTTCACCTTCAGAAAAGACCTTGTAACCCTCTCGGGCAATACCACCGGTAATCTCCAATCCCATGAGCTTCTTTTGAATGCCTGATTCTTTTTGCTTTACTAAGGCTTCTCGACCTATGAACTGCGGTTTATCCCAGTCAATGACAAAAGCGTAATTCGATTCCAGCGGCGACGTTTCTTCATTAAGTTCGTGACCATAAAGGGGCAAACCAGCTTCAATGCGAAGTGTGTCACGAGCACCTAAGCCAGCTGGTTTCAAACCCAGTGAAGAACCAGCATCCATGAACTTATTCCACCACGTGGGGGCTTCCTCCATGGGGCCGTAAACCTCAAAACCGTCCTCGCCAGTATAACCAGTCCTGCTTATGATAAGGCCATGTTCAGGCACTGAGACAAACCCAAAGGCAGCCAAATCAACAACCTGAGGGAAATAGGTTTTCAATATGTCCACGGCTTTTGGTCCCTGCACAGCAATATCAAACCACTTGTCGGACACATTCTCGAACACGTGAGAGCCTTCTTTGGGCAGGTAGTTAAGTATGTGCTGGAAGTCCTTCTCAATATTCGCCGCATTTACCACAAGCAGTACTTCATCTGGCGATAGGCGGTAAACGATTAAGTCATCGACGACGCCACCACTTTCGTTCAACAGCATGGTGTAAGCAGCCTTCAACGGTTCCAGCTTTGTGAGGTCCACCGTAACCACCATGTTTATGGCATCGATGTCGCCCTTGTAATAAAACTCGCCCATGTGGGAAACATCGAACATGCCAGCACTGGTTCGCACAGCCATGTGTTCGTCGATTATGCCACTGTACTGCAAGGGCATTTCAAAGCCGGCAAATTCAACAAGCTTTGCTCCCAGTGTCTTATGCACTTCATACAAAGAGGTTCTTTTGAGCCCCAAGATTCATCGCCTCCTAAAAACACATACAGAAACTTTTAGGAAGCTATCCCAGCGCAGCTTTTATTGATTCATCCAAAATTTCAATAGCTATGTCCACATGCTCCTCTTTTAGCGTTAATGGTGGTGCAAAACGGATCGCACTCTTGCCAGCAGCCAAGCACACCAAGCCACGCTTGAACGCTTCCTGAATGACTTTGTTTCTTAATTCATAATTATAGTCCCTCTTAACAGGATCTTTTACAAAATCGATTGCCAGCATGAGCCCAATGCCGCGCACATCGCCAATTACTTCGTATTTCTTCTGAAGTTCACGTAGCTGGTTTATGAAATAATCGCCAATCTTGGCTGCGTTTTCAACTAAACCAGATTTTAGAAGCTTTATGGTTTCAATGGCAGCCACAGCGGCTACCGGGTTGCCTCCGTAGGTGTTGGAGTGAGCTGATTCTTCCCAATCCATGACACTTTCCTTTGCTAAGCATGCACCCATGGGCATGCCAGAAGCGATACCTTTTGCAATGGAAACTATGTCGGGTTCCACACCAAAATGTTCAATGGCAAACATTTTTCCTGTACGGCCCATGCCACTCTGTACTTCGTCAACGATGAGGTAGATCCCATGCTTATCTAGTTCCTGCTTTAATCGGGGGAAGAAATCCTTTGGCGGTACGATGTAACCGCCTTCACCCTGAATGGGTTCTACTAACACAGCTGCTACGTCCTCAGGTGGAGCAACGGTTTCAAACATGCGATTCAAATACCAGATCACAAAATCGGTTACTTTCTCAGGCACTACGCCCTCAGGTGGTCTGTAGGTGTCGGGGAAAGGAATATGAACCACCTGAGGCATCATGGGAGAAAAGTATCTGCGCTGAATCACTTTTGAAGAAGTAAAAGACAAAGATCCCATGGTTCTTCCGTGGAAACCACCTAAGAACCCAATATAAAGTGGCCGCCGCGTTTTGTACCTTGCCAACTTTATGCAAGCTTCCACTGACTCAGTTCCGCTGTTGGTGAAAAACACACGGCCTTGCTCTTTGAAGGGCCTTATGTCATTTAGGGACTCTGCCAAAGTAACTTGTGGTTCATAGTAAAAGTCAGTACCTGCAAAGTGAAGGAATTTTTCCACCTGATTCTTTATGGCTTCCACCACTTGAGGATTTGTGTGGCCAACGTTCGTTACTCCCACACCGCTGGTCATGTCCAGGAACTCATTACCGTCTACATCGTAAATCCATACATCCTGCGTTCGTTCCACTACCAGGGGAACATCTCGGCTTAGTGAAGTGGACATCACCTTCGCGTCGCGCTCGATAATTTCTTTCGCCTTTGGGCCAGGCAGCTCCGTCTTAATTTGTGGTCTATTCATGGGAACACCTCCTTAGTAGTTAATATTATTTTAACACTTTTGCACACTTTGTTCTATAATGTATAGCCGTGAGAATTGCGAGGGTGATAAAACATGGAAGCAGCAATTAAAGCAAGAAGACTCATTGTGAGAAGCTTCGCCGCGGTAATTTTGGTGGGAGCCGTGCTATTGGCTCTGCCCATAACCAGCAGAGGTGGAGGTTTTACCAATTTTGTTGATGCGTTGTTTACTAGTACTTCAGCAGTATGCGTTACAGGGTTAATAGTAAAGGACACATGGGATTATTGGAACTTTGCAGGTCAGTTTATCATCATGTTGCTGATTCAGTTCGGAGGTTTAAGCTATTTGACTATTACCACGTTCACACTGCTTCTTCTCACAGGTGCTCGCATCGGTTTGAGAACCCGTATTACGTTGGCTTCACAGTGGAATGTGAATAGTCTTCAGGGAGTTGTCAAACTGCTAGGCTTTACAGTAAGATTTGCTCTCTTGGTTGAACTCATAGGAGCATTGCTTCTTAGCATAACGTTCATTCCCTATTACTTGAACTCACGAGGTTTGGCAGGTGGAATTTGGGCCTCAGTTTTCGATGCTGTTAGCGCTTTCAACAATGCCGGGTTTGATATACACGGCGGTTTTAAGTCGCTCAGTGAATTTGCTCAAGACCCCGTCGTCAACTTGACCATAATGGGCCTCATCATAGCAGGAGGATTGGGATTTGTAGTCTGGTCTGAAATATTCCAGAAAGTTAGGCAAAAAAAGTTTTATTTTTCATTGCATACACGCATAGTACTTGGCGTTACCTTAGCGCTAATAGTGTTAGGAGCTCTGCTAATCGGTATTTTTGAGTGGAACAACCCCAAAACCTTGGGTCCACTGAGCATCCAAGGGAAAATACTGGCAGCATTCTTTCAAAGTGTGACACCAAGAACAGCTGGTTTTGCAACGATTAACCATGGTTACGCCACCTTACCCACACTGCTTATCACCATGCTGCTCATGTTCATAGGCGGCTCTCCAGGTGGTACTGCAGGCGGTATTAAGACCACAACCTTTTTTAGTGTATTTCAGTACATAAAAGCCGTGTTGACAGGTTCAAGCAGGGTGCATGTGGCTCATCGCACCATCAAATGGTCTATTTTGGATACAGCTAACGCCATATTAATTTTGAACATGACCATTGCCGTAATCAGTATTGTACTTTTGTCCGTCTTCGAACCGGCCTTGCATCTGCATCAGATCGCCTTTGAAGTATTCTCTGCATTGGGAACAGTAGGGCTGACCACGGGCATTACCCCTAACCTTTCTGTGGCTTCGAAAATTGTACTTATCCTGACCATGTTTGTGGGCCGTGTGGGTGTGTTCACCATCCTTACAGGCTACATATTCAGACCAGAGCTACCAAGCTACACTTACCCAGAAGAGGATATAATTGTAGGGTAACAAACAAGGAGGTAATACTGTGGCAAAGAAAAGCGTAGCAGTCTTGGGATTAGGCAGATTCGGTAGTGCCTTCGCAAAAACTGCAGCAGAATTGGGACACGAGGTTATTGGCCTAGACAAAGACGAAACAGTAATCAAGGAACTCTCGCCCTATTTAGTAGTTGCAGCACAGGCAGATCTTTACAAACTCACTAAGGACGACCTTATGTCCCTTGGCATACGCAACGTGGATTTTGCAGTGGTAGCCATTTCCGAGCTAGACCTTTCTGCTCTGCTATCCATGGAACTGTTGGAAGAAGGCATTAAGGTTGTAGCACGGGCAAACACGGAGCTTCAAGCCAGACTGCTAAGAAAGCTGGGCGTGGAGAAAATCATTATGCCTGCAGCCGAAAGCGGTGTGCGAGCCGCTTATCAACTTCTGGAAGGACACATCTACGACGTAATGGGGATTTACACGGATTTGGTCATGGCAGAACTTAAACCGCCCAACAGTTGGATAGGTAAAAAACTAAGCGATTTAAACGTACCCAGTAAATACGGAGTTCTCGTGGTTGGTGTAAAAAGCTCTGAAGACTTTATCTTGGGCAACCGTGACTACGTAGTTAAAAGTTCTGATATACTGCTCATCACTGGCAAAACGCAGGACGTTTATAATTTCTTAAGGCAACAGCGCTAGGCCCTAAGGCCTAGCGCTGTAAATCACTTCCCATTTTGACGGTGACTTAATCTTTTTTACTTCCGAAGGCAACTGCTCAAGCTGAGACAGTACAAACGCTCTTACTTCCTGAGGAGATTTTTCTTCCTTTACCGGTATACCATGATCCAATACTGGTTCAAGCATTTTCTTTCCTTCGCTTATCTGGGAATCCCACAGTGAAACCACATCATGACACGCACTGCGCCAAACATTTTTATGACCAGGTGTGTTTGAAAACTTGGCTTTGGGTTCACCATCGACCTCCACAATTTTGAGGGCAAAATCGAACACCGGCGCGTTTACGATTTTCGTGCCCACGCCAAACCCCTCAACCATGGGTGCGTAGGCAGGAATCTCGTACTCGTCAATGCCACCACTAATCCAGAAGTTTACATTGCGAAGACCCATACGATCCAGTTCCCATCTTATGCTGGAAAGAATGTAAGCTAAATCCTTTGTGTCAAGACGTATACCCTCCAGCTTGGGACCGAGTATTCTTGCAGCCTCCATGGTTTCGTTGAAGGGAGCCCCCGTGGTATCCACCAGCATGATTCGAGGAACTGATGGATCCAAGTACTTGTCGTAGTATTCAAAGGCCGTCCCAGGGTCTCCTCCCAGAGCCAAGACCAAAGCGTGAGGCATAGTGCCTGCAGCTGGAATACCCAACCTACGAGCACCGGCCGTATTACTCACACCATCCATACCACCTATGTAGGCGCTGTACTCAATGGCTGGTGCCACCACAGGATGCATACGGCGAGTGCCAAAGCTGAGCATTTTCTTATCCCAAGCCGCCACTCTGCACCGCGCCGCCTTAGTAGCAACACCTGACATGAAAGCCACAAAGCCAATAATCGCCGTTTCCAGCTTGCCGAAACTTAGGTAAGGACCTTTTATATTCATTACCGGTTCACCGGGGAAGAAAAGACTACCTTCTTCCATGGCCTCCACGGTTACGGGTAAGCCTTCTAG
The genomic region above belongs to Coprothermobacter proteolyticus DSM 5265 and contains:
- the gcvT gene encoding glycine cleavage system aminomethyltransferase GcvT, whose protein sequence is MGLKRTSLYEVHKTLGAKLVEFAGFEMPLQYSGIIDEHMAVRTSAGMFDVSHMGEFYYKGDIDAINMVVTVDLTKLEPLKAAYTMLLNESGGVVDDLIVYRLSPDEVLLVVNAANIEKDFQHILNYLPKEGSHVFENVSDKWFDIAVQGPKAVDILKTYFPQVVDLAAFGFVSVPEHGLIISRTGYTGEDGFEVYGPMEEAPTWWNKFMDAGSSLGLKPAGLGARDTLRIEAGLPLYGHELNEETSPLESNYAFVIDWDKPQFIGREALVKQKESGIQKKLMGLEITGGIAREGYKVFSEGEEVGVVTSGTMAPFLKKSIAMAFLRVDKAKIGTPVEVQIHGQMVPAKVVSKMFYKRGKTQ
- a CDS encoding acetyl ornithine aminotransferase family protein — encoded protein: MNRPQIKTELPGPKAKEIIERDAKVMSTSLSRDVPLVVERTQDVWIYDVDGNEFLDMTSGVGVTNVGHTNPQVVEAIKNQVEKFLHFAGTDFYYEPQVTLAESLNDIRPFKEQGRVFFTNSGTESVEACIKLARYKTRRPLYIGFLGGFHGRTMGSLSFTSSKVIQRRYFSPMMPQVVHIPFPDTYRPPEGVVPEKVTDFVIWYLNRMFETVAPPEDVAAVLVEPIQGEGGYIVPPKDFFPRLKQELDKHGIYLIVDEVQSGMGRTGKMFAIEHFGVEPDIVSIAKGIASGMPMGACLAKESVMDWEESAHSNTYGGNPVAAVAAIETIKLLKSGLVENAAKIGDYFINQLRELQKKYEVIGDVRGIGLMLAIDFVKDPVKRDYNYELRNKVIQEAFKRGLVCLAAGKSAIRFAPPLTLKEEHVDIAIEILDESIKAALG
- a CDS encoding TrkH family potassium uptake protein, coding for MEAAIKARRLIVRSFAAVILVGAVLLALPITSRGGGFTNFVDALFTSTSAVCVTGLIVKDTWDYWNFAGQFIIMLLIQFGGLSYLTITTFTLLLLTGARIGLRTRITLASQWNVNSLQGVVKLLGFTVRFALLVELIGALLLSITFIPYYLNSRGLAGGIWASVFDAVSAFNNAGFDIHGGFKSLSEFAQDPVVNLTIMGLIIAGGLGFVVWSEIFQKVRQKKFYFSLHTRIVLGVTLALIVLGALLIGIFEWNNPKTLGPLSIQGKILAAFFQSVTPRTAGFATINHGYATLPTLLITMLLMFIGGSPGGTAGGIKTTTFFSVFQYIKAVLTGSSRVHVAHRTIKWSILDTANAILILNMTIAVISIVLLSVFEPALHLHQIAFEVFSALGTVGLTTGITPNLSVASKIVLILTMFVGRVGVFTILTGYIFRPELPSYTYPEEDIIVG
- a CDS encoding nicotinate phosphoribosyltransferase, yielding MKKFLVASASEILSGSVTDAYFERTEEILSKAGKNPEVVMELHVKQFPSPDYGFGVLAGTYEVLKLLEGLPVTVEAMEEGSLFFPGEPVMNIKGPYLSFGKLETAIIGFVAFMSGVATKAARCRVAAWDKKMLSFGTRRMHPVVAPAIEYSAYIGGMDGVSNTAGARRLGIPAAGTMPHALVLALGGDPGTAFEYYDKYLDPSVPRIMLVDTTGAPFNETMEAARILGPKLEGIRLDTKDLAYILSSIRWELDRMGLRNVNFWISGGIDEYEIPAYAPMVEGFGVGTKIVNAPVFDFALKIVEVDGEPKAKFSNTPGHKNVWRSACHDVVSLWDSQISEGKKMLEPVLDHGIPVKEEKSPQEVRAFVLSQLEQLPSEVKKIKSPSKWEVIYSARP